A genomic segment from Tachysurus fulvidraco isolate hzauxx_2018 chromosome 21, HZAU_PFXX_2.0, whole genome shotgun sequence encodes:
- the LOC113651832 gene encoding methyltransferase-like protein 27: protein MADPRTFADVRNNVLSAQKRSGIKEKVAFYSSWAESYEEDSAILDYRAPFLAAKCIASHFTGEKERAIILDVACGTGMVSGNLKKNGFCHFVGLDGSEKMLSMARKTGLYQELKQCMLCEDPFPVQDESYDVVVIVGALSIGNVPVEIIKELWQATKPGGYVCMTTRGNADNHEYKAELEHAILAMEEEKKWRRVTVDVVDQWEKAVSDHECGYITGVVYLYQKVF from the exons ATGGCAGATCCCAGGACCTTTGCAGATGTGAGGAATAACGTTCTTTCAGCTCAAAAAAGATCAGGGATCAAGGAAAAGGTTGCGTTCTACAGCTCCTGGGCCGAGAGCTATGAAGAA GATTCTGCAATATTGGACTACCGTGCTCCTTTCTTAGCTGCAAAATGCATTGCTTCACACTTCACcggcgagaaagagagagccaTTATTTTGGACGTGGCATGTGGGACAGGGATGGTCTCTGGAAAT TTAAAGAAAAACGGATTTTGCCACTTTGTGGGCTTGGATGGAAGCGAGAAAATGTTGAGTATGGCCAGAAAAACAGGCCTTTATCAGGAGCTTAAGCAGTGCATGCTGTGTGAGGATCCCTTTCCTGTTCAAGATG AGTCGTATGATGTTGTAGTAATTGTGGGAGCTCTGAGTATTGGAAATGTGCCAGTGGAAATCATCAAGGAGCTTTGGCAAGCCACCAAGCCGG GTGGCTATGTGTGCATGACTACAAGAGGGAATGCTGATAATCACGAGTACAAAGCTGAGCTGGAACATGCGATTCTTGCgatggaggaagaaaagaaatggaGACGTGTCACTGTCGATGTAGTGGACCAGTGGGAGAAGGCGGTGTCTGACCATGAGTGTGGATACATAACTGGAGTTGTTTATCTATatcaaaaagtgttttaa